The following proteins come from a genomic window of Miscanthus floridulus cultivar M001 chromosome 2, ASM1932011v1, whole genome shotgun sequence:
- the LOC136537219 gene encoding uncharacterized protein has translation MRLMLSSNAQKRDHAEVRIKYDLDRKKWDISNHKRLMVAKSTISDAIRGSIPDCDTVTEYLKKVESQFTDSSKAYASTLIKKLFNEKYSGGGIREHILKMSNTASKLKSMDLGLKYEFMIHLGFASLPKEYKTFVVNYNMQPDKWDIEKLIAMCVQEEDRLKSL, from the coding sequence atgagactgatgctgaGTTCAAATGCTCAaaagcgagatcatgcagaagttaGAATCAAATATGATCTTGATCGAAAGAAATGGGACATCTCGAACCACAAGCGCTTGATGGTGGCCAAGTCCACTATCTCAGATGCTATAAGGGGATCAATCCCAGATTGTGATACCGTCACCGAGTAtcttaagaaagtggagagtcagtttactgactcttcaaaggcttatgcaagcaccttgataaagaaattattcaatgagaaatactctggtggAGGTATAAGAGAACACATAttaaagatgagcaacacggcttcgaagctgaagtcaatggatttggggctcaagtaTGAGTTCATGATTCATTTGggttttgcttccttgccaaaggaatataaaacctttgttgttaactacaacatgcagcccgataagtgggatatagagaagctcatcgcaatgtgtgttcaagaagaggataGGCTGAAATCCTTATAG
- the LOC136532121 gene encoding ricin B-like lectin R40C1: protein MFGFGHHGHHGQNPPAHPPGHGGVHQPTFKIFCKADEGYCLTVRDGNVVLAPANPRDEHQHWYKDMRFSNQIKDEEGNPAFALVNKATGLAIKHSLGQSHPVKLVPFNPEYQDESVLWTESGDVGKGFRCIRMVNNIRLNFDAFHGDKGHGGVHDGTTVVLWEWAKGDNQSWKILPWGDEAYAGGSAANAPYGHGEPTVRIYCKADDGFSVTVRNGSVCLAPTNPRDEYQHWVKDMRHSNSIKDEEGYPAFALVNRVTGEAIKHSQGEGHPVKLVPYNPNYQDESVLWTESRDVGHGFRCIRMVNNIYLNFDAFHGDKDHGGVRDGTAVVLWKWCEGDNQRWKIVPW, encoded by the exons ATGTTCGGCTTCGGGCACCACGGCCACCACGGCCAGAACCCACCGGCGCACCCCCCGGGCCACGGCGGCGTGCACCAGCCCACCTTCAAGATCTTCTGCAAGGCCGATGAGGGGTACTGCCTCACCGTCCGCGACGGCAACGTGGTGCTGGCCCCCGCCAACCCGCGCGACGAGCACCAGCACTGGTACAAGGACATGCGCTTCAGCAACCAGATCAAGGACGAGGAGGGCAACCCTGCGTTCGCCCTCGTCAACAAGGCCACGGGGCTCGCCATCAAGCACTCCCTCGGCCAGTCCCACCCG gtgAAGCTGGTGCCGTTCAACCCGGAGTACCAGGACGAGTCGGTGCTGTGGACGGAGAGCGGCGACGTAGGCAAGGGCTTCCGCTGCATCCGCATGGTGAACAACATCCGCCTCAACTTCGACGCCTTCCACGGCGACAAGGGCCACGGCGGCGTGCACGACGGCACCACCGTGGTGCTCTGGGAGTGGGCCAAGGGCGACAACCAGAGCTGGAAGATCCTCCCCTGGGGCGACGAGGCCTACGCCGGTGGCAGCGCGGCCAACGCGCCGTACGGCCACGGCGAGCCCACCGTCCGCATCTACTGCAAGGCGGACGACGGGTTCAGCGTCACTGTCCGCAACGGCAGCGTGTGCCTGGCGCCCACCAACCCGCGCGACGAGTACCAGCACTGGGTCAAGGACATGCGCCACAGCAACAGCATCAAGGACGAGGAAGGGTACCCCGCGTTCGCCCTCGTCAACAGGGTCACCGGCGAGGCCATCAAGCACTCCCAGGGCGAGGGCCACCCGGTGAAGCTGGTGCCGTACAACCCCAACTACCAGGACGAGTCGGTGCTGTGGACGGAGAGCCGCGACGTCGGGCACGGCTTCCGCTGCATCCGCATGGTGAACAACATCTACCTCAACTTCGACGCCTTCCACGGCGACAAGGACCACGGCGGGGTGCGCGACGGCACCGCCGTCGTGCTGTGGAAGTGGTGCGAGGGCGACAACCAGCGCTGGAAGATCGTCCCCTGGT AA